The following proteins are encoded in a genomic region of Pyricularia oryzae 70-15 chromosome 6, whole genome shotgun sequence:
- a CDS encoding alpha-galactosidase: MFASAVRLLLAGLAASATAYITAGGEVVIPGASSYNGLNLVPQMGWNNWNAYHCDVSEELLLKTAEAMVTYGLRDLGYNYVVLDDCWSIGRNESGYLLHNPVKFPSGMKSIADKLHAMKFKFGMYSSAGVFTCGRYPGSLGFEQKDADTFASWGVDYLKYDNCYNQGQSGTPQLSFNRYNVMSKALNNTGRPMVYAMCNWGNDDPYDWAYTIANSYRMSGDIYDSFQRPDSRCPCTETPCNWPGFHCSVMNILNKMAPITSRTQPGAFNDMDMLEVGNGGQSDSEYVLHFSMWAMMSSPLLMGTNIPGLSPAHLSILSNPAVIALNQDVTGTSAVRKWREVITDDVDDDGQGEVALWTRVMNNGDTVIALINAANSSRTMRATAKDIFLDQATAGTYLPAPELSTPYDVYDLWVNRMSDDEAASVLAGNATSIGANSTSVTRYNATALGYAQGLSQDHPALFGKKVGRLAPGGVWEAQVDRHSVGLFRLRNATQASRAKDEL; the protein is encoded by the exons ATGTTTGCTTCTGCGGTCCGTCTTTTGTTGGCAGGCCTAGCCGCCTCGGCCACAGCCTACATCACGGCCGGGGGAGAAGTGGTGATTCCTGGGGCGAGTTCGTACAATGGCCTCAACCTAGTGCCCCAGATGGGCTGGAACAACTGGAACGCATACCACTGCGACGTTTCcgaggagctgctgctcAAGACGGCCGAGGCGATGGTCACGTACGGTCTGCGTGACCTGGGTTACAACTACGTCGTCCTCGATGACTGCTGGTCCATCGGCCGCAACGAGTCGGGCTACCTGCTGCACAACCCCGTCAAGTTCCCAAGTGGCATGAAGTCGATAGCCGACAAGCTGCACGCCATGAAGTTCAAATTCGGCATGTACAGCTCCGCCGGCGTCTTCACCTGCGGCCGCTACCCGGGCAGCTTGGGTTTCGAGCAAAAGGACGCCGACACTTTTGCGAGCTGGGGGGTCGACTATCTAAAGTACGACAACTGCTACAACCAAGGCCAGTCTGGTACGCCCCAGCTCAGCTTCAACCGGTACAACGTCATGTCCAAGGCTCTCAACAACACGGGCCGCCCCATGGTCTACGCCATGTGCAACTGGGGCAACGACGACCCGTACGACTGGGCCTACACCATCGCGAACAGCTATCGCATGAGTGGAGACATTTACGACAGCTTCCAGCGGCCCGACTCGCGCTGTCCATGCACAGAGACGCCGTGTAACTGGCCCGGCTTCCACTGCTCCGTCATGAATATTCTGAACAAGATGGCACCCATTACGTCGCGGACCCAGCCCGGGGCTTTTAACGATATGGACATGCTGGAGGTGGGCAACGGCGGACAAAGCG ACTCGGAATACGTCCTCCACTTCTCCATGTGGGCCATGATGTCCTCCCCGTTGCTCATGGGGACCAACATCCCCGGACTGTCGCCCGCACACCTCTCGATCCTGTCCAACCCGGCCGTCATCGCGCTGAACCAGGACGTGACTGGCACCTCGGCGGTGCGCAAGTGGCGAGAGGTCATTACAgacgacgtcgacgacgacgggcaAGGCGAGGTTGCACTCTGGACGCGCGTGATGAACAATGGGGACACCGTCATCGCCCTGATCAACGCCGCCAACAGCTCACGAACCATGCGCGCCACGGCCAAGGACATCTTTCTGGATCAGGCGACGGCCGGCacctacctgcccgccccggAGCTGTCGACGCCCTACGACGTCTACGATTTGTGGGTCAATCGCATgagcgacgacgaggccgcGTCGGTCCTCGCCGGGAACGCCACCAGCATCGGCGCCAACAGCACCAGCGTCACCCGGTACAATGCCACGGCGTTGGGCTACGCTCAGGGGCTGAGCCAGGACCACCCGGCCTTGTTTGGGAAGAAGGTCGGCCGCCTCGCGCCGGGTGGTGTTTGGGAAGCTCAGGTCGACAGGCACAGCGTTGGCCTGTTTAGGCTGCGTAATGCGACGCAAGCGTCCCGGGCGAAGGACGAGCTGTAA
- a CDS encoding para-nitrobenzyl esterase codes for MKAPFDGNVVDASKFRPICLPRSASDFTMQPNKRFTVSEDCLFVNIFAPSNATATSNLPVMYFIQGGGFQSLSNANFNGGDLAAFGNIVVVQVNYRVGPFGFLHSKEVQKEANTNVGLKDMIMGMEWTKQNIAQFGGNPAQIVMAGDSAGATAVALLLSGWASQNPQTTLVKGAIMESLSLATLRTIDQGQEQYACLLNKTSCTSSPDTLACLRSVNASQLQTEECQFNPNLDGDLVPASMLTRFDQGLYLRVPNIAGSCSDEGTKNVPKDTNTTAEAFKFFQDQASGVLSNASLDLLQKTYLDKTMPLKDVPPNRAVDAKAPAGKLWQQLSLAQGDFRAHCVTARLQNAMARDGVKTFNYRFAPVDDEQERLGFGAYHTVELNAVFGPNNTDGDPPKSYRTSGANAIIVPQTMAYWASFVRTLDPSPMRAADTPEWKPWTGTQGRERLRFKTGDVNMERMEDDQRNNCEMLDPMLPAIEMPQPKEVVVELNRPGTSFGSSWGTSENSAAVAVAAPDRGAKKLQASSTPSSGGTRSTGSVRWSVLLLTLAPLAPMLL; via the exons ATGAAGGCACCTTTCGACGGCAACGTAGTCGACGCGAGCAAG TTCCGGCCGATCTGCCTGCCTCGCTCAGCGTCCGACTTTACAATGCAGCCCAACAAGCGCTTCACGGTTTCCGAGGACTGCCTCTTTGTCAACATTTTTGCCCCCAGTAACGCAACCGCCACCTCGAACCTACCCGTCATGTACTTCATCCAGGGCGGTGGTTTCCAGTCCCTGTCGAATGCAAACTTTAATGGCGGCGATCTGGCCGCTTTCGGCAACATCGTTGTCGTGCAGGTCAACTATCGCGTCGGCCCCTTTGGCTTCCTGCACAGCAAAGAGGTCCAGAAAGAGGCCAACACCAACGTCGGCCTCAAGGACATGATCATGGGGATGGAGTGGACCAAGCAAAACATTGCACAGTTTGGCGGCAACCCGGCGCAGATCGTCATGGCTGGCGACTCGGCCGGCGCCACGGCGGTTGCTCTGCTGCTGTCGGGCTGGGCGAGCCAGAACCCCCAGACCACGCTGGTCAAGGGGGCCATCATGGAATCCTTGTCGCTGGCCACCCTCCGCACCATCGACCAGGGCCAGGAGCAGTACGCGTGCCTGCTGAACAAGACGTCGTGCACCAGCTCCCCCGACACGCTGGCCTGCCTCCGGTCGGTCAACGCGTCGCAGCTGCAGACGGAGGAGTGCCAGTTCAACCCGAACCTGGACGGCGACCTCGTGCCGGCGTCGATGCTGACGCGTTTCGACCAGGGCCTCTACCTGCGCGTGCCCAACATCGCGGGCAGCTGCTCGGACGAGGGCACCAAGAACGTGCCCAAGGACACCAACACCACGGCCGAGGCCTTCAAGTTCTTCCAGGACCAGGCCTCGGGCGTGCTGAGCAACGCGAGCCTCGACCTCCTCCAAAAGACCTACCTGGACAAGACCATGCCGCTCAAGGACGTACCGCCCAACCGCGCCGTCGACGCCAAGGCGCCCGCGGGCAAGCTGTGGCAGCAGCTGTCGCTGGCGCAGGGCGACTTTCGCGCGCACTGCGTCACGGCGCGCCTGCAAAACGCCATGGCCAGGGACGGGGTCAAGACGTTCAACTACAGGTTCGCGCCCGTCGACGACGAACAGGAGAGGCTGGGGTTCGGCGCCTACCACACCGTCGAGCTCAACGCCGTCTTTGGGCCCAACAACACGGACGGCGACCCGCCCAAGTCGTACCGGACCTCGGGCGCCAACGCCATCATCGTCCCGCAGACCATGGCCTACTGGGCGTCGTTTGTGCGGACGCTCGACCCGAGCCCCATGAGGGCCGCGGACACGCCCGAGTGGAAGCCGTGGACTGGCACGCAGGGCCGCGAGAGGCTGCGGTTCAAGACGGGAGACGTCAACATGGAGCGCATGGAGGACGACCAGCGGAACAACTGCGAGATGCTGGACCCCATGCTGCCGGCCATCGAGATGCCTCAGCCAAAAGAGGTCGTGGTGGAGCTCAACAGGCCGGGGACGAGCTTTGGGAGCAGCTGGGGAACATCCGAGAattctgctgctgttgctgttgctgcgccGGACCGTGGCGCAAAGAAACTTCAGGCCTCCTCGACCCCCTCTAGCGGCGGGACGAGGTCGACCGGTAGCGTGAGATGGAGCGTGCTGTTGCTGACGTTGGCTCCTCTTGCTCCGATGCTCCTGTGA